One Rhizophagus irregularis chromosome 5, complete sequence DNA window includes the following coding sequences:
- a CDS encoding uncharacterized protein (SECRETED:cutsite_IEA-QH; SECRETED:prob_0.7833); SECRETED:SignalP(1-33), giving the protein MIFKRNNQFNYVDSMKVTIIFILFLVIANSIEAQHMVGISQLKGQSSWYICSAKNTDFIAYNLTVLPNNIDSTPNFGNFAPGWPLQINGPPGVIVITTNSTEMMDYLNPDGIVAWYYANFSCIDEPVTSCIKTTDNRLSNNTVQCLGVTNPNSKTVTCQIDVNFNVPTGTADIINNSTNSDNSNTINSNSIATINIPIISLTYFIIILWTFIFIYIEGNF; this is encoded by the exons atgatatttaaaagaaataatcaatttaattatgttGATTCAATGAAAGTCACGATAATCTTCATATTATTCTTAGTAATA gCTAATTCAATCGAAGCTCAACATATGGTAGGAATTTCTCAGTTAAAAGGACAGAGTAGTTGGTATATATGTAGTGCGAAAAATACAGATTTTAtag CATATAATTTAACGGTATTACCTAATAATATAGATTCAACAccaaattttggaaattttgcACCAGGATGGCCATTACAAATTAATGGTCCTCCTGGTGTGATAGTAATAACAACGAATAGTACGGAAATGATGGACTATTTAAATCCAGATGGAATTGTTGCATGGTATTATGCTAATTTTTCTTGTATAGATGAACCCGTAACTTCTTGTATTAAAACGACCGATAATAGACTTTCAAATAATACTGTACAATGTTTGGGCGTAACAAATCCAAATAGTAAAACTGTAACTTGTCAAATAgatgttaattttaatgtaCCAACTGGAACTgctgatataataaataattcaaccAATTCAGATAATTCAAATACGATAAACTCTAATAGTATAGCCACGATTAATAtaccaataatatctttaacttatttcataattattctttggacatttattttcatatacaTAGAAGGTAATTTTTAA